Proteins from one Gossypium raimondii isolate GPD5lz chromosome 8, ASM2569854v1, whole genome shotgun sequence genomic window:
- the LOC105792271 gene encoding protein ANTAGONIST OF LIKE HETEROCHROMATIN PROTEIN 1: protein MAPLKKSKKTKKSSKKLKKNKSVSVVPVERRVNEPDWWDSFWHKNSTTGLLIPSNEEEGFKYFFRVAKKTFDYICSLVREDLVSRPPSGLINIEGRLLSVEKQVAIALRRLASGESQVSVGASFGVGQSTVSQVTWRFIEALEERAKHHLKWPNSDRMEQIKLKFEALFGLPNCCGAIDSTHIIMTLPAVETSDDWCDQESNYSMFLQGIVDHEMRFLDIVTGWPGGMSVSRLLKCSGFFRLCEAGDRLNGSIRTLSEGLETREFIIGGGAYPLLPWLITPYENNNLSSSMCTNFNAKHEDARSLGVRAFSQLKGSWRILNKVMWRPDKRKLPSIILVCCLLHNIIIDNGDQLHPDVALSGHHDSGYGEQCCKQIDPMGETVRETLAKYLLQK from the exons ATGGCTCCGCTCAAAAAATCCAAGAAAACGAAGAAATCGtccaagaaattgaagaaaaacaaaagcgTTTCCGTGGTTCCAGTGGAACGCAGAGTTAACGAGCCCGATTGGTGGGATAGTTTTTGGCACAAGAACTCTACTACAg GTCTTTTGATTCCATCAAATGAGGAAGAAGGGTTCAAGTATTTCTTTAGGGTTGCAAAGAAGACATTTGATTACATTTGTTCCCTTGTGAGAGAAGACCTTGTGTCAAGGCCACCATCAGGGCTTATTAACATTGAAGGAAGACTTTTAAGTGTTGAAAAACAAGTTGCAATTGCCCTTCGAAGGTTAGCATCCGGCGAGTCACAGGTATCGGTTGGAGCTTCGTTCGGTGTTGGTCAATCTACAGTTTCTCAAGTGACTTGGAGATTCATCGAAGCGTTAGAAGAACGTGCTAAGCACCATCTTAAATGGCCTAATTCCGATAGAATGGagcaaattaaattgaaattcgAAGCTTTATTCGGGTTGCCTAATTGTTGTGGAGCTATAGATTCAACACATATTATCATGACTCTACCGGCAGTTGAAACTTCAGATGATTGGTGTGACCAAGAGAGCAATTACAGTATGTTCTTGCAGGGAATCGTTGACCACGAGATGCGGTTTCTCGATATCGTAACTGGTTGGCCTGGTGGTATGAGTGTGTCTAGATTACTCAAATGTTCAGGATTTTTCAGGCTCTGTGAAGCCGGGGATCGTTTGAATGGAAGTATAAGGACATTATCAGAAGGACTAGAAACGAGAGAATTCATAATCGGTGGTGGTGCGTATCCTCTTCTTCCCTGGCTTATAACCCCATACGAAAACAACAACCTCTCTTCTTCAATGTGTACTAATTTTAATGCCAAGCATGAAGATGCGAGGTCACTCGGGGTGAGGGCGTTTTCGCAGTTGAAGGGTAGCTGGAGAATTCTTAACAAAGTCATGTGGAGACCGGATAAACGGAAATTGCCAAGTATCATTTTGGTATGTTGTTTGCTTCATAATATCATCATTGATAATGGAGATCAGTTACATCCCGATGTTGCTTTATCTGGACACCACGATTCCGGTTACGGCGAGCAATGCTGTAAGCAGATTGATCCAATGGGTGAAACTGTGCGGGAAACTCTAGCCAAATACTTGTTGcaaaagtaa
- the LOC105792270 gene encoding protein NETWORKED 1D: MATVKRSNSKGMYSWWWNSHISPKNSRWLQENLTDMDTRVKQMIKLIEEDADSFARRAEMYYKKRPELMKLVEEFYRAYRALAERYDHATGVLRQAHQTMAEAFPNQFVDDTPGGSAAEVDPSTPEMQPSVRAFLEPDELQKDTVGLSSHAIKRNGAFTEESDSANFRKGLKQFSDLFGSEEAINHVKFAEGRAREDLSFNDIEKKEKSPGYNGGSNLRERASKAEMEIATLKKTLARLEAEKEAGLLEYQQSLDRLSALESEVSRAQEDSRGHSEQASKAEAEVQTLKDALTKLGAERDANLVQYQQCLEKINDLENSISHAQKEAAELNERVSKAEIEAQALKQDLARVEAEKEDALAQYKQCSEMISNLEEKLLNAEESATRMTERAEKAESELETLKQVVIELTKDKEAAALRYQQWLETISSLEKKLACAQEETQRLNNEIDDGAAKLKGAEERCDLLDRTNQSLHAELESMAQTIGDQNRELTEKQEELGRLWTSVQEEHLRFMEAETAFQTLQHLHSQSQEELRAMAAEIQNRAQVLQDIETRNHGLEDELQRVKEENKGLNEINLSSAMSIKNLQDEILSLRETISKLDAEVELRVDQRNALQQEIYCLKEELNDFNKRHKDMTGQLESVCLSPENFASSVKDLQEENTKLKDISKKDGDEKMELLEKLKIMEELNEKNALLENSLSDLNIELEGVRGKLKTLEESYQSLSEEKSILVVEKDTLISELQIATENLDKLTEKNNFMENSLFDSNAELEELRIKLTGLENSCLLLGNDKSGLITEREGLISQLDVSQKRLEDLEKRYQGLEEKYGGLEKERESTVREVEELQKSLEAEKQEHASVVCLNETQVTALESQIHFLQQEIQRWKKEYEEELHKAMNSQVEIFVLQKCAQDLEEKNLSLLLECRKLLEASKVSEKLISELELGNSEKQIVIQSVCDQISLLRMGLYQMLRVLEIDAIYGYDDKTKLDQTVIDCVFGRLHEMLNSLMKSLDENQQFVIENSVLIALLRQLKLDAENLVTEKKKEVELWETQAIALFGELQISAVREVFFEQKVHEVIKKCEILESRSISKAAELEALERSVRTMEHENGGIEAQLSAYKSTIVSLLDSVTSLETRTLLHPKLPTDCDEQVKDLNLRTDLHAENCQQASEDQIALVPDGFSDLQGIPTRIRAIEKAVVEMEKVAMLENSNLNSKLEAAMKQIEELSSCQESVGTKKHMDARRGGRELSHGLGNNVRMPRPKSEISEEDNDMMTKDIMLDQISESTSYGLSRRETEETFESSETNKHDVRADSKVGKARKGHKGKSPTESLVKELIVDKVGSKSFKELNRQGSKRNILQRLDSDAQKLANLQITVQDLKKKVEITEKGKKGKGIDYGTVKEQLEEAEEAITKLVDANRKLVTQVEDGSRYPDGKSASESDESGSVRKQRVSEQAQGGSEKIGRLQLEVQKLQFLLLQLDDEKGNRGQARVTDQKRRVILRDYLYSGVRNMQKKKKAPFCACVKPATKGD, encoded by the exons ATGGCGACTGTTAAGCGTTCGAATTCGAAAGGCATGTACTCGTGGTGGTGGAACAGTCACATAAGCCCTAAAAACTCTAGATGGCTCCAAGAGAATCTAACAG ATATGGATACTAGAGTCAAGCAAATGATCAAGCTCATTGAAGAAGATGCTGATTCCTTTGCTAGGCGAGCAGAGATGTATTACAAGAAGCGGCCGGAGTTGATGAAGTTGGTAGAAGAGTTTTATCGAGCATACCGTGCCTTGGCTGAAAGATATGATCATGCAACTGGGGTGCTTCGTCAGGCGCATCAAACCATGGCAGAAGCATTTCCGAACCAATTTGTAGATGACACACCAGGAGGTTCCGCTGCTGAAGTTGATCCCTCTACTCCTGAGATGCAACCATCCGTACGTGCATTTTTGGAGCCTGATGAGCTGCAGAAGGACACTGTGGGACTCTCTTCACATGCTATCAAGAGAAATGGAGCGTTCACTGAAGAATCTGATTCAGCAAATTTCAGAAAGGGTCTTAAACAGTTCAGTGATTTGTTTGGTTCTGAAGAAGCTATAAACCACGTCAAATTTGCAGAAGGAAGGGCAAGAGAAGACCTCAGCTTTAATGATAtagagaagaaagagaaaagtcCAGGATACAATGGGGGCTCCAATCTCCGAGAACGAGCGAGTAAAGCTGAGATGGAAATTGCAACCTTGAAGAAGACTCTTGCTAGGTTAGAAGCTGAAAAAGAAGCTGGCTTACTTGAGTACCAGCAGAGTTTGGATAGATTGTCTGCTCTTGAGAGCGAGGTCTCTCGTGCACAAGAAGATTCCCGGGGCCATAGTGAACAAGCAAGTAAAGCTGAAGCTGAAGTTCAGACTTTGAAGGATGCACTCACCAAACTTGGGGCTGAAAGGGATGCTAATCTTGTTCAATACCAGCAGTGCttggagaaaataaatgatCTTGAGAACAGTATTTCTCATGCTCAAAAGGAAGCAGCAGAACTGAATGAACGAGTTAGTAAAGCTGAAATCGAAGCTCAAGCCTTAAAGCAGGACCTTGCTCGTGTAGAAGCTGAAAAGGAGGATGCTCTAGCTCAATATAAGCAGTGTTCGGAGATGATAAGCAATCTGgaagaaaaattattgaatGCTGAAGAAAGTGCCACAAGGATGACTGAACGAGCTGAGAAAGCTGAAAGCGAACTAGAAACTTTGAAGCAAGTAGTTATTGAGCTGACAAAAGATAAGGAAGCAGCTGCTCTTCGATACCAGCAGTGGTTAGAGACGATTTCCAGCCTGGAAAAGAAACTTGCTTGTGCCCAGGAGGAGACTCAAAGGCTCAACAATGAGATAGATGATGGGGCTGCGAAGTTAAAAGGTGCTGAAGAAAGGTGTGATCTGTTGGACAGAACGAATCAGAGTCTGCATGCTGAATTGGAGTCTATGGCACAAACGATTGGGGATCAAAATAGAGAACTAACAGAGAAGCAGGAGGAGTTGGGGAGACTTTGGACCTCCGTACAAGAGGAACACTTGAGATTTATGGAGGCCGAAACAGCATTTCAAACTCTCCAGCATCTGCACTCTCAATCTCAGGAAGAACTAAGAGCTATGGCCGCAGAGATTCAGAATAGGGCTCAAGTTTTACAGGACATTGAAACTCGTAATCATGGTTTGGAGGATGAACTACAGAGAGTCAAGGAAGAGAATAAAGGCTTGAATGAAATCAATTTAAGTTCCGCAATGTCCATCAAGAATTTGCAAGATGAAATCTTAAGCTTAAGGGAGACTATATCAAAACTTGATGCTGAGgttgaacttagagtggatcaGAGGAATGCTCTTCAACAAGAAATTTACTGTTTGAAAGAGGAACTCAATGACTTTAACAAGAGACACAAGGATATGACAGGGCAGTTGGAATCAGTTTGCTTAAGTCCGGAAAACTTTGCATCATCCGTGAAGGACTTGCAGGAAGAGAACACAAAGCTAAAAGATATCAGCAAAAAGGACGGTGATGAAAAGATGGAGCTCCTAGAGAAGTTGAAAATCATGGAGGAACTTAATGAGAAAAATGCCCTTTTGGAGAATTCCCTCTCGGATTTGAATATTGAGCTAGAAGGTGTTCGGGGGAAACTAAAGACATTGGAAGAATCTTATCAATCTCTTTCGGAAGAGAAATCCATCCTTGTTGTAGAGAAGGACACACTCATTTCTGAGCTACAGATTGCTACTGAGAATCTGGATAAGCTTACAGAGAAGAATAACTTTATGGAGAATTCCCTTTTTGATTCTAATGCCGAACTTGAAGAATTGAGGATAAAATTAACAGGCTTAGAAAATTCATGCTTGTTGCTTGGCAACGACAAGTCTGGCCTGATAACGGAGAGAGAAGGTTTGATCTCTCAGTTGGATGTAAGCCAGAAAAGGCTGGAAGATTTAGAAAAAAGATACCAGGGATTGGAAGAAAAATATGGAGGTCTGGAGAAAGAGAGAGAATCAACAGTTCGTGAAGTAGAAGAGCTACAAAAGTCTCTTGAGGCAGAGAAGCAAGAACATGCTAGTGTTGTGTGTCTTAATGAAACCCAAGTAACTGCTTTGGAATCTCAGATCCATTTTCTACAACAGGAAATTCAGCGCTGGAAGAAAGAATATGAAGAGGAACTGCACAAGGCCATGAATTCTCAGGTAGAAATTTTCGTCTTGCAGAAATGCGCACAAGACCTGGAAGAGAAAAATTTATCCCTTTTGCTCGAGTGTAGGAAACTCTTGGAAGCTTCCAAAGTATCAGAAAAACTTATCTCAGAATTGGAGCTTGGAAATTCCGAAAAGCAAATAGTGATACAATCTGTATGTGACCAAATTAGCTTACTCAGGATGGGGCTTTATCAGATGTTGAGAGTTCTTGAGATTGATGCTATTTATGGCTATGATGATAAGACCAAACTAGACCAAACAGTTATTGACTGTGTATTTGGCCGACTCCACGAGATGCTAAATTCACTTATGAAGTCCCTAGATGAAAATCAACAATTTGTAATTGAGAATTCGGTTCTTATTGCACTGCTCAGGCAACTGAAACTAGATGCAGAAAATCTTGTTActgagaagaaaaaagaggtTGAACTTTGGGAAACTCAGGCCATTGCATTGTTTGGTGAGCTACAGATTTCGGCTGTCCGTGAAGTATTTTTCGAACAGAAGGTTCACGAGGTCATTAAGAAATGTGAAATCCTTGAAAGTAGAAGTATTTCCAAAGCTGCGGAGTTAGAAGCGCTGGAAAGAAGTGTTCGAACCATGGAACATGAGAACGGAGGGATTGAAGCGCAGTTGTCAGCATATAAATCCACTATTGTTTCTCTTTTGGACAGCGTTACATCTTTGGAGACTCGAACTCTCTTGCATCCTAAACTTCCCACAGATTGTGATGAACAAGTAAAG GATTTGAATCTGAGGACCGACTTGCATGCTGAAAACTGTCAACAAGCAAGTGAAGATCAAATTGCCTTGGTTCCGGATGGCTTTTCGGACTTGCAGGGTATCCCTACGAGAATTAGAGCTATTGAAAAAGCGGTGGTGGAAATGGAAAAGGTTGCAATGCTGGAAAACTCGAATCTCAATTCCAAACTAGAGGCTGCAATGAAACAGATTGAAGAACTAAGCTCATGTCAAGAAAGCGTCGGAACAAAGAAGCACATGGATGCTAGGCGAGGAGGGAGGGAACTTAGCCATGGTCTCGGTAACAATGTCAGAATGCCGAGACCAAAAAGTGAAATATCTGAAGAGGACAATGATATGATGACAAAAGACATAATGCTTGATCAGATATCCGAGTCCACATCCTATGGGTTAAGCAGGAGAGAAACAGAAGAGACATTCGAGTCATCGGAAACCAACAAACATGATGTTAGAGCTGACTCGAAAGTTGGCAAGGCTCGGAAGGGACACAAGGGCAAAAGTCCTACTGAATCACTTGTGAAGGAGTTAATTGTAGATAAAGTGGGTTCTAAGAGCTTTAAAGAACTGAACCGACAAGGAAGCAAGAGGAATATTTTACAAAGACTCGATTCCGATGCACAAAAGTTGGCTAACCTTCAAATAACCGTACAGGATCTAAAGAAGAAGGTCGAGATAACCGAGAAAGGCAAAAAGGGGAAAGGAATTGATTATGGTACAGTCAAAGAGCAGCTAGAAGAAGCTGAGGAAGCCATCACGAAGCTTGTTGATGCCAATCGCAAATTAGTGACGCAAGTTGAAGATGGTTCTCGATACCCTGATGGGAAATCAGCATCAGAATCTGATGAGAGTGGTAGTGTTAGGAAACAAAGAGTGTCAGAACAAGCTCAAGGAGGGTCTGAGAAGATCGGGCGGTTGCAGTTAGAGGTACAGAAACTACAGTTTCTCTTACTGCAGCTCGATGATGAAAAAGGAAACAGAGGACAAGCCCGAGTCACTGATCAGAAAAGACGAGTTATATTGCGGGACTATCTTTACAGTGGGGTAAGAAACAtgcagaagaagaagaaagcacCCTTTTGTGCATGTGTTAAACCCGCAACTAAAGGAGATTGA